Genomic segment of Umezawaea sp. Da 62-37:
TCGGATACGCGCCGGGTTCACCCGAAAGTGAACTCGTCCGGGACCGCTACAACAGGTTGTGGGAAGCGGTCACGCTCCCGATGGACACCGACGGGGACGAGCGCGTCGACGTCAACGAGTACTCCTCGGGCATGGACCGGTTCGTGACGATGTCGGAGGAGGGCTACCGGATCCACATCGCGCCGATCGCCGACGCCTTCTACGACCTGATGGACGTCGACGGCGACGGCCGGATCACCAGGACCGAGTACGTGCGCATGGCGGCCAGCGCCTTCCGCCTGTCCGAGGCCGCGGGCAGCGCCGCCTTCGACAAGCTCGACCTGGACGGCAACGGCTGGCTCGACCGCCGCGAACTCCACGCGGCCAACGAGCAGTTCTTCCGCAGCCCGGAGGAGAACGCCACGGGCAACTGGATCTTCGGCCCGATCGCGGTCTGACCTCGACCTGTCGGGCGCGGACCACGATCGGCCCGCACCCGACGGGATCGGGTCGACCACCGGGGGATCGGAGGGGGAAAGGGCTTTCCCGATGTCACTCCCGGTTCACGGGGTCGTGCTGCTCGCCGGGACGCGCGGACGCCTGAACTTGACTGAAGCTCGCTCAGGATCATGCGTCATAGTGGAAGCATGCGGGTGCTGGTGGTGGAGGACGACCTGCGCATGGCCGAGTTGCTCGTTCGCGGACTCACCGCACAGCACTTCGTCGTCGACGTGGAACACGACGGCCATGACGGGTTGTGGCGGGCGAGCGAGTTCCCCTACGACGTGATCGTGCTCGACGTGATGCTGCCGGGGTTGAACGGCTACCGGGTGTGCGCGCGGCTCCGGGCCACCGAGGTGTGGACGCCGATCCTGGTGCTCACCGCCAAGGGCGGCGAGTTGGACGAAGCCGAGGGGCTGGACATAGGCGCGGACGACTACCTGACCAAGCCGTTCTCGTACCTGGTGCTGGTGGCGCGGTTGCGGGCGTTGGCCCGCAGGGGCG
This window contains:
- a CDS encoding EF-hand domain-containing protein; its protein translation is MLNELQKRKLAHLFALLDVDDDGTIDRMDYTASADRLVTAFGYAPGSPESELVRDRYNRLWEAVTLPMDTDGDERVDVNEYSSGMDRFVTMSEEGYRIHIAPIADAFYDLMDVDGDGRITRTEYVRMAASAFRLSEAAGSAAFDKLDLDGNGWLDRRELHAANEQFFRSPEENATGNWIFGPIAV